The Victivallis sp. Marseille-Q1083 DNA window ATTCCTCTATGGCATTGTCGGATTCAATTCAGACTACATCGTTACTATACACCGATTCAAGAAAAAGTAAATTCCGTATTCAATCCATCTTTAAATTGTATGGCATTTCGCCGACGCAACTTCCTCTATTCCATCAGACAACCGCAAGAGTCGTCTTGTTCAACTTGTTATCGAAAGTTGAGCCGGTATCTTTCTTCCGTATTTTCTCGCGCCGTCCGCTTTCCCGCTTTCCGCTCCTGCCTGTCGCTGCGCCCCCTGGCAATTGCCGGAAACGCAACCTGTAAAGGTCGCGTTCCAGGCTGATTCGATGCGGTGGGAGACGGCAATGCTTTTTCTGGATTGTGGCGTTTTTTACGAAAATTGGCTTGTAAAGAATGAAAGGAAATTTTACTTTACGAAAAAGCCATCGAAATGAATTGTCCTGGGAAATGTGCTTTATCGCAGGAATTCAATCGAATTCATGAACCAATGGGAGGAGAGGGGTGAGAAAACGACTCCAGGAAGTGACGGACAGCGGACTGATTGACGAGATCATCGAACAATGTGACTGCTGCCGGATCGCTTTGATCGATGGCGACAGGCCGTATATTGTCCCGTTGAATTTCGGCTATGTGCGGAAAGGCCGGCAACGACTGTTCTATTTTCACGGAGCGGCACAGGGGCGGAAAATCGATTTGATTCGACGCAATCGGTATGCCGGTTTCGAATTGGATTGCCGCCATCAGCTTCACGTTCGCGACGAGGCGTGTCAATTTTCGTTCGGTTATCGAAGCGTTGTCGGTACCGGAATCATATCGCTTGTCGAGGACGACGCGGAGAAAACGGCGGCGTTGCGCGCCATTATGGCGCATTATTCCGAACGAACGGATTGGAGATTCGCGGCCGGGGCGCTGGCGGCCGTCGCGATTATCAAGCTCGAGGTTGAAACGTTATCCGGCAAACAGCATGATTGAGCTGAACTTTGACGGTGCGCCGCCAGGCTGGGAACTATAACGAAACGTTGATTTTCCATTGTCGCGGCGGCTCCGACCGGCAATTGAAACTGCCGGCCACAACCGGACAACCCCGTTTGGCCGTACCGACATTTTTCAGCGTCATTGATGCAAAGCGACAAAAATGCAAATGGGAAACGGGTGCATTGGACCTTGAAGCGGCTTTGTCTCGAAATCAAAACACCGTTGGATATCGAAATCTGGCATAGTGCTTGGGCGGAAACTCTTGCGGAAATGAAACTTGCCGTCAAGCGGCCTCGGCCGACGCATTATAACCATGCCCTGAAGAAAGCGGAATACTCTCCCCAAAAGCGCCCGAAATAATCGCTGTAATTGAACGACTGCCCGGCAATCCCTCCGGAAGCATTCTTGCGCACCGCGTTGATCACCTGTCCATAATTGTCATACGCATAATCCCAGTAACTGCCGTCCGCCAGCGTCGTCTTGATCCGCTGATTTTGCTTTACATTCAGAATAGAATTATTCCTTTATTACTTTCCTTCATCATTTTTCTGATACATTTTTATATATTTCTCACGCTCTTGTTTCCAATCCTCAATTTCATCCTTGCGGAGTTCATAATCCTTCTTTTGATTATCATATATTTCTTTTAATTCTAATGCAAATTCCGAATTTGGTTCAACTTTATAGATTGCCAAAATATGCTTACTGAATAACTGTAAGAAAAATTGACCGTCTTTTTCAAAGCAAAGAAACTTTCTCCAACTATCTGTATAAAGAAATCTCATATAAAAATAATTTTCATTCTTAAAATCAATTGGAGCTGTAATCAATCTGGCTTTTCCTGTCTCTCCATGAGAAAAATACAGTGTCTCACTTTTATTCCAATCAGAATTTATATATTCAAATCCAGATACTTCTTTAACAGGAATACGCATAATGGCCATGCGAATATATCCAGCTAAGATAACCAGAAGAACTATTGTTACTCCTGCTATAATGATAATTTTTTCTCGTTTATAAATCATTATTCATAAATTCCTTTAGTCTATCCGATTGACGGTACTAAATATAGCTCTAAAATATCGTGATATTTTAAAGGATTATTTCCGACAAAGCCGTACAAATTCATGCCGCCATTTTCCTCAATTGGCTCACGGCTGATCCGCCGGCCGTGCTGGGGGGCGTAATAACGGTAACCGTAGTAGTGCACTTCCTGCTGCCAAATATCCATCACTTCGCCCTCTACGCGAGCCTCTGAAATATCAAAATTTCTATGAAAAATTCGATAAACAGTTTCCCCTGGAAACCAAGTAAAAAGTAAATCCCATAACATTTGAATTGTCGACATGCCGCCGAAGTTGTTGTAGCTGAACTCCTGCGTGTAAGTCTCCGCACCCGACCCCTTCTTCAACTCGCCGGTCGGATGGAACTCATAGTTGACGATCCGGTTCCCGGGCAGCAGATAATTATACAGCCGGTTCAGATTGTCGTAAGCCATGCTGACCGACTGCCCGTTTACCGTCCGCATCAGCACGTTGCCGTTCGCGTCATAGCTGTTGTTGGCCAGCGTATTCACCACCGTCGCGCCGCGCTTTTCAGTCATTGTGCTCAACCGGTCGAACTGATCGTAAGTGTAAGTCGTCACGTTGCCGGCGGTGCCGTCACTGTTGAACAATTCTTCCTTCGTAACCAACCCGTTCTCCTGCGTCGTCACTTTCTTTACTCTAACCGCATTGATTTCGGTTAATCGTACCACCTCATCTTCCGGATATTCGAATTCGTTGCTTTATTCGACATACCGATGGTCACGTCATCGTTTTGACATCTTTCTTATTTCTTTGCCTGATAATGCGCCCAAGGCTTTCATTCTCTTCTTGAGTTTAAAATGTTCCCTGAAATCATCATATTGATTCAATAGATCAAGCGGCGTATAACCGTAGTTATTTACCGCATTTATTTCAGCGCCTGCTTCGATCAAAGAAAAAATTGCTTCACTGCGGTCCCTCGCTGCAGTGTGTAATGGCCTATCACCAGCTCCGCATGCTATATTGACATTCGCACCATTTGCTATCAGTAACTCTGTAACGCTTTGCGATCGACTGGCTGAAAATATCGGAGTATAGCCATCGTAGTTAGGAATATTGATGAAAACTCCAAGATCAATAAACTCTTGAATCAAAGACACGTCCAAATTATATTTGGCACATGTAAAAACGACGTTATGAAAAACAGAACAACAATTATGTATATACCCATTCACCAGATAACGATGTTCCCGTAAATAAGCAATGGCCGCATCAAAATTTCCGTAATTAATAAAATGAAACAACTGTTCTGCCGGCAACCGTTTGCAGCCCAACTTATCCAAACGCTCATACCAATTCTTTATTTCTTCATTTGAACCCAAAGAGAGTATGCCATAACTTCCACCCAGTCCTCCAAATAAACTTTCATTCCTGCTGGTAATAATATTCAATGCACTGAATGGCAACAATAATTCTGCATAGGAAAACTTCTGCAAGCGCAAACTTATATACAGTAGATTCTCTCCATTCGAATTTGTCATTCCGGCAATTTCAGGGTGTGCTTTCAATAATGAATCCAGCTGATCCTCCTTCTGATTTCTAAAGTAAGAAATAATAAAACAAGCCTCTTCCCAGGGAGTCAGACGGCAACCGACTTCAACCATCTTTTGACATAAATCTTCATCTAGAAAAACAGGAAAAGACAATAAGGGAGGGTAATTATTTTTATTGTTTTTCAAGCTGAAATCATAGTTCATCGCTTTTAAAAAATCGATAAATTCAACCGGACAATGGTTCGCAACACTTGCACGTAACACTGTGGAGCCATATTCGTCATCCGCAAATTGATTCAGGCAATAAGGATATTGACGAATCAACTGCTTCGCCTTTTCAAATTTTCCTTGTTGAATGTATTCAAAAAGAACATCTTTCATTTTTTCAGCCATACAATACTCCTTTCATGGACTCCTGAGGGACTAAGCGCTCCTGCCGTTTGTTTGTCTGATGGCAATAAGTCTATCATTTGGAGATATCCACCACTAAGATCGACCCCTTCTATATTATCTCCTATATTGATATCATTTAAGTAATTCACGCCATGTGTAAGCTTTTTTGAATGAGAATTGAACATAAGCAGGTTTGGGTTTAAATTTGGATAACAACAGACAAATCAAAAGGGCTCCCAAACATGCTCCCGGAAGACTATATCACAGAAGTATACTGTTTGGTAGACGACATGCTGAAAAAAAGCGAAAAAACCTTGAGACGCCGTGGCCGCATCCGAAATTATCAGATGCGGAAGTAATCGCCAGGGAGATCGTCGGCGAATCAATAGGTATAGACGAAGCCAAAGCGATTCGCCGTTATTTTCGAAATCATTGGAACCCGAATCACCTTTTTGTGGTAGGCGGCGAATCTCTGGAAATTGAAACAACAGATTCGGGAAGATTTGCGTAAGTGCCTTCTTCCGTCCAGTAGTCAAATCTGTATCGCAGATGGTTTTCCCATGCCGGGTTGCAACTTCCGTCGAGTGAATTGCTGCCGTCTCCTTAAAGGGAGCGCTGCCTATGGATATGGGCCGCCCAAGCGATGTTTTATTACGGCTTGAAAGGATCCCTGCTGATAGACCAACATGGAATCATCCTGGATTGCAAAGTAGCTATTGACGACACAACCTGGAATATCTCCGCCCCCAAACCGGCGATGAAGCGTGGCGCTGGAGCGGCAGGAATCCTGGGAAATAACCGATGATTTTGGAAACGAGGTTGAATCGAAATTGTAAAAGAAAAGATATGCTGTATAATAGCATGATAAGAGAGGATCTGATTGAAGGGAGGGGAGTCCCGAGCTGATGGCCTGCCAGCAATTATTTGCCCAACCGGAAATAAGGGGAACCCGATTGGGCAATTTGAGCAGATTTTCTGTAAAAAATTTGTACCTCGCATAAAATTCAATCAATCGTGAAGGAGAAAACATGGATCAATTTTTACGGGTGGCCTATGAGGAGGCGCTTCTGGGATTGCATGAGGGAGGAATTCCCATCGGAGGCGTTTTGGTTCATTGTGGTGTGGTTGTCGCGCGCGGCCACAACCGGCGGGTGCAATCGGGAGATCCAACCTTGCATGGCGAAATCGACACATTGTCTAAGGCGGGGCGACATCCGGCCGCGTTTTACCGGAAATGCACGCTTTATACGACGCTTTCACCATGCATTATGTGTTCGGGAGCGATTGCGTTGTATAAAATTCCGAAAGTGGTAATCGGTGAAGATGTGAATTTTCCCGGAGAAACAGATTTTTTGCGTTCGCGTGGTGTGGACGTGACCATTGTCAACCAGCCGGAATTGATCGCGATGATGAGAGAATATATTGCTGAAAATCCGGCAGTCTGGAACGAAGATATCGCGGAGTAAGAAGAATATCATGCAGCAGACAGCAAATAGGACTTGAGGGAAAATACCTTGAGGCGACGTAAGGCAGGGCTTGCAGTGCGACACCTTGTTATGGGTAGAACTCAATATTATATTTGGCGT harbors:
- a CDS encoding pyridoxamine 5'-phosphate oxidase family protein is translated as MRKRLQEVTDSGLIDEIIEQCDCCRIALIDGDRPYIVPLNFGYVRKGRQRLFYFHGAAQGRKIDLIRRNRYAGFELDCRHQLHVRDEACQFSFGYRSVVGTGIISLVEDDAEKTAALRAIMAHYSERTDWRFAAGALAAVAIIKLEVETLSGKQHD
- a CDS encoding RHS repeat-associated core domain-containing protein, producing the protein MVRLTEINAVRVKKVTTQENGLVTKEELFNSDGTAGNVTTYTYDQFDRLSTMTEKRGATVVNTLANNSYDANGNVLMRTVNGQSVSMAYDNLNRLYNYLLPGNRIVNYEFHPTGELKKGSGAETYTQEFSYNNFGGMSTIQMLWDLLFTWFPGETVYRIFHRNFDISEARVEGEVMDIWQQEVHYYGYRYYAPQHGRRISREPIEENGGMNLYGFVGNNPLKYHDILELYLVPSIG
- a CDS encoding ankyrin repeat domain-containing protein; protein product: MAEKMKDVLFEYIQQGKFEKAKQLIRQYPYCLNQFADDEYGSTVLRASVANHCPVEFIDFLKAMNYDFSLKNNKNNYPPLLSFPVFLDEDLCQKMVEVGCRLTPWEEACFIISYFRNQKEDQLDSLLKAHPEIAGMTNSNGENLLYISLRLQKFSYAELLLPFSALNIITSRNESLFGGLGGSYGILSLGSNEEIKNWYERLDKLGCKRLPAEQLFHFINYGNFDAAIAYLREHRYLVNGYIHNCCSVFHNVVFTCAKYNLDVSLIQEFIDLGVFINIPNYDGYTPIFSASRSQSVTELLIANGANVNIACGAGDRPLHTAARDRSEAIFSLIEAGAEINAVNNYGYTPLDLLNQYDDFREHFKLKKRMKALGALSGKEIRKMSKR
- a CDS encoding nucleoside deaminase encodes the protein MDQFLRVAYEEALLGLHEGGIPIGGVLVHCGVVVARGHNRRVQSGDPTLHGEIDTLSKAGRHPAAFYRKCTLYTTLSPCIMCSGAIALYKIPKVVIGEDVNFPGETDFLRSRGVDVTIVNQPELIAMMREYIAENPAVWNEDIAE